The window CAGCCAGGATGAGATCTTCGCCCGCCTGGCCGCCGACCTGAGCGCCGAGGCAGGCCTTACCGGCAATGAGCCCTGGCTGAGCTTCCGCCTGGTCTTTGTCAGCCGCGAGGGCCAGGAGTTGCAGCGCGAGGTTCTGTTTCAGTCCGCGCCGCGCCGCCTGGCTGGGGGCTTGGTCCCATGAGCCTGGACAGCGCCGCCCGCCTGACCGAGGCCCTTCTCGCCCTCGCCCTGATCCAGCAGAGCCTGGAACATCTGGCCGGGCCCCGCCGCGACCGCCCGCTGTTCTGGGGCCGGATCACTTTATGCGGCCTGGTGATCATCGGGGCCGGGGCGGCCTGGCCGGTGGTCGGCCTGATCGGACTGCTGGGTCTGGCCATCGTCTCCCTGCCGATTCTCGACCGCTTCCAGGGCCCCTATAATGGCGGCAGTGACCGGATGGGGCTGCTGGCCCTGTGGTGCCTGGTCCTCTCGCGGGTCATGCCGGGTCAGGCCCTGCAGGAACTGGTCTTTGCCTATCTGGGCCTGCAGCTGATGCTGTCCTATTTCATCTCGGGCTGGGTCAAGGTGGTCAATCCGGACTGGCGCAACGGCCGGGCCCTGGCCGATGTGTTCCGGTTCTCGGCCTATCCGGTCAGCGAGGACCTGCGCCGCTGGGCCGGCCGACCACAGCTGCTGCAGGTCATGGCCTGGGGTGTGATGCTGTTCGAGCTGACCTTTCCCCTGACGTTGCTGTCGCGGGAAAGCCTGATCGTCGGACTGGTCGTGGCCGCGACCTTCCACCTAGCCAATGCCTGGCTGTTTGGCCTCAACCGCTTCTTCTGGACCTGGCTGGCGGTCTATCCGGCCATCCTGTGGCTGCAGGATCGGCTGTTCTAGAGCGGTATTCGGAAGGTGTGTGGCGGCTGCCGGACCGGGCAAGGCTTGGCTCCATGAAGGGCCGGTTGCGATGCTGGTCCTAGGGGGCAGCCACGAAAACGGGCCGGTGCTTGCGCACCGGCCCTCGATCGTCTGACGGTTCGTGGAGACTACCAGATCTTCACGCGCTCTTCCGGCGCGACATAGAGCTTGTCGCCCGGCTTGATGTCGTAGGCCTTGTACCAGCCGACCATGTTACGAATGGTGCCGTTGACGCGGTAGTAGCCCGGCGAGTGGGGACCGGCGATGATCTGCTGCTTGAGGGCCTCGTCCCGCTGCTTGCCCCGCCACACCTGGGCCCAGCCGAGATAGACGCG of the Caulobacter henricii genome contains:
- a CDS encoding HTTM domain-containing protein, whose protein sequence is MSLDSAARLTEALLALALIQQSLEHLAGPRRDRPLFWGRITLCGLVIIGAGAAWPVVGLIGLLGLAIVSLPILDRFQGPYNGGSDRMGLLALWCLVLSRVMPGQALQELVFAYLGLQLMLSYFISGWVKVVNPDWRNGRALADVFRFSAYPVSEDLRRWAGRPQLLQVMAWGVMLFELTFPLTLLSRESLIVGLVVAATFHLANAWLFGLNRFFWTWLAVYPAILWLQDRLF